The following nucleotide sequence is from Vibrio sp. SCSIO 43136.
CGTCGAAATTACGTTTCACTCCGTAGGCATCGTTCATCGCGGTTACGCCGTAAGAATGCATCTCATCGAAGAAAGGTTTAAGACCACTATCAGCCCACTCTTCGACACTTGGGTTATCAAGTGCAGCAATTACCCACTCAGAGACGGTTTCACGAACAACGCCCGTTAGTTCACCATTTTCATCTTTAACGAAAATACCTCCTGCAGGCGGTTCTCGATCTTTGGTGATCCCGAGCTCTTTAAGTGCCATGGAGTTGAGTAGCATAGCGTGAGCCCCTTGGTCCCAAAGGGCGACTGGCCTGTCGTCGATGACGGCATCAAGCGCAGATTTATGCGAAGGCGTCGTGGTACCAGAGATGTATTCTCCGTTGTCAGCTAGCCAATTGAGATTACCACCGTAGATCCATTTCTTATCAGGATTGTTTTTACGATAGGTTTTGAGCGTTTCAACAACCGTTTCCCACGGGTCTAGAGGAGAGACAAATATATTCATATAGTTGTCAGCGCCCATGTCGGGGTGGATATGGTCATCGATCATCCCGGGCATAACTACCTTGCTGTCAAGATTTACCATTTTTGTGGAGGCGTCTTGGTGCATTTTTACTTTGGAATAAGCGCCGACGTCGACAATCTTGCCGTCTTTAACGGCAAACGCTTCTGCCCAAGGCATCGCTTTGTTTACAGTATAAACTTTAGCGTTATAGAAAATGGTATCTGCATCAGCAAGTGCGCCAAAACTGGCGCACGCAACTAGCGTGGCAATGGCTAACCTTTTCATGACTTCTCCTTAAGAATGAAAAACTTACTTAATCGGCAATTCTACGCAAGTAAATCAGAGCAGACCTGATTTTTTATAAATTGCGCTGAATTTCAGTGAGTTTTTGCGTAATAGTCACAATAAGGCTAGCAGAAGATTACGGTTTGACGCTCGTTGCTGACTGAATTTCGTTTGATTCAGAATCCTTCGGTAACTTCAAACACCATAGGCTCTTTAGTGTAAGGGTGTGCAATCTCTAATCTTTGTGCATGAAGGTGCAACCTATTGGCCTTGGTGCCATATAGGTCGTCGCCAATAATTGGCATGTTAAGACCTTGTTGGTGGGCGCAATGAACGCGAAGCTGATGCGTCCTTCCCGTATGAGGGTGTAGGTAGAGCTTGGTGGCGTTCTCATACCGTTCAATGACTTCAAAACTGGTGTGAGCAGCTTTGCCATGCTCGTAACAAACCAGTTGTCTTGGGCGATCATCTAGATCACCACGCAATGGTAGGTTTATCTCGCCACTCTGTTTATCTAATACTCCTTCGATGGTTGCCACATATCGCTTGCCGACTTCTCGGGTGATGAACTGCTTTTGCAAACTTTTATTGGCTCGTCGAGTTAAAGCGAAAATCAAAATGCCTGATGTCGACATATCGAGTCTATGAATGACGAATGGTCCTTCGATATCAGGAAACATCTCACACACACGGGTATAAACAGAATCTTTGATGTGTTTTCCCGGCACGGAAAGAAATTCAGCAGGTTTGTTGACCACGACGATGGCTTCATCTTGGTACAGTACTTCTATCTCTTTTCCCTGTGCTGGATTGGTTAACAGCGGGTTCGCTTCCACATCTAAACCGACCAACATGTGACCTAAAATTGGCTCGCATTTCGCTTTACACGATGGGTAAAAACGACCGTGTTGACGTACTTCTGATTTCGGAGATACTCCCCACCAAAACTCAGCCATAGCTATCGGCGTCAAGTTGTGAAGATATGCGTATTGAAGTAACTTAGGCGCTGCACACTCACCAGAGCCCGCTGGGATCGTCTCATCAAAAATCTCAGTCAGTGCTTTGTTCTCACCATTGGCATTGAGAAAGGTGTAGTTAGAGAAGAGGCGGTGTTGCAGTGCATTTGAGCGTTTGGCTCTTAACTCTTGAAGTGTGCCAATCTCTTGTTGCAACAGGTTAAGCTTGCTCTCAACGCTATCGATATTATTTTTGTGGTCTCGCTTGAGATCTTTAATGCGATATTTTTCAGCGATACTTTCTTTTCCAAGCTCACTCATCACTTGTTCCAACGCATCACCTGTTAAGTTCTGCTCGGCATCCGCTCGCAACTTCTTACGACGAGCACGCCCTTCGATCATCACTTGACGAAAAGCTTCGATTTCAGCCTCACCTTGTGCCGTTTGTTCGGCCAATGTCTGTTTTAGCGCATCTATTTCTGGATTTGCTTTCAGAGTGTTGATTTGGCGGTTGATGTCATTGATTGCATGAGTTTCGCTGCGGAAAAAACCGTCTTCATCCAGCATGTCGTAAACTGGTGGTACAAAACCGGGTAGATGATTGGAGTCGGCAATTTTTCCTGAATAGGCTTTTAAATAACCAATCTCACCTTGTGGTGATTTCACGATTAAAACCCCAAACATCTTGCCTGTGGCATTTTGCTCAGGCTCATGTGGAGCGCCAAAATTGTGCTGCCACTGATTTTGGGTGGTTAAATGCTGTTTTAGCTCGTCTGCGGCTAGTTCACACAAGGCATGGGGTGTGTAGTAAAACGGGAAGGTGAACTGCTCTGGGAGCGAGATATCTTCTGTAGAGGTTTGAAAGCGAGTAAAACAGTGCATAACAGGAAACTTATTGACTAGGGATTGGGATTGTACTGCTTTGAGCGACCAATGCCAGTCCTGTGTTTATCTCATTGAGTTCCGAAAATGGCTAGCCAGAAAAGATAAGCGGCGTACACTAAAGAAAATCCAACCTAATGGGTAAAGCATCATGCAGTTGACTCAGAGTCAATGTCAGCAAGCTCGAATGGCAAGAGACAGCCGATTTGACGGCCGTTTTTTTGTCGCCGTTAAAACAACGGGGATTTTCTGTCGCCCAATTTGCCCGGCTAATTTGCCAAAAGAAGAGAACGTTGAATACTACCCAAGCTCTGCGCACGCATTGCATGCGGGCTTTCGGCCTTGTTTACGTTGTCGCCCTGATGCCGCACCAAGCTCATGGGCTTGGAAAGGTACTGAAGCTTCATTTCAGCGAGCTGTTGGATTGATAGAGCAGGGTGCATTGCAACAAGGGACGTTGGCAGAGCTCGCCGAACGACTCGGGATCACGGACCGCTATCTTCGTCAGTTGTTTGCGCAATATTTGGGTATCGCCCCGAAGCAGTACGCACAAATGCAGCAGTTACTGTTTGCCAAGCAGCTTTTGCATCAGAGCCAGATGTCGGTTGCCGACATCGCATTTGCGTCTGGGTTTAACAGTGTTCGGCGATTTAACGATGCGTTTGTTAAACAGTTAAAACTCACGCCTAGCCAAGTAAGGAAAAAAGCGCCAATGAGTGCAGAAAACAAAATAACTTTGCCGTATCGAGGCAAACTGGACTGGCAGCATATGCTCGATTTCTACTCTTTGAGGCAGATAGAAGGTGTAGAAAAAATCGAACAAGGTCGTTATTGGCGCAGACTGATCATTGGCGGTAAACCATGCTGTTTCTCTATCGAGCCGCTTAAATCAGGGGAACTTGAACTTAGCTTTGAGCTTGAAGAG
It contains:
- a CDS encoding RluA family pseudouridine synthase, with amino-acid sequence MHCFTRFQTSTEDISLPEQFTFPFYYTPHALCELAADELKQHLTTQNQWQHNFGAPHEPEQNATGKMFGVLIVKSPQGEIGYLKAYSGKIADSNHLPGFVPPVYDMLDEDGFFRSETHAINDINRQINTLKANPEIDALKQTLAEQTAQGEAEIEAFRQVMIEGRARRKKLRADAEQNLTGDALEQVMSELGKESIAEKYRIKDLKRDHKNNIDSVESKLNLLQQEIGTLQELRAKRSNALQHRLFSNYTFLNANGENKALTEIFDETIPAGSGECAAPKLLQYAYLHNLTPIAMAEFWWGVSPKSEVRQHGRFYPSCKAKCEPILGHMLVGLDVEANPLLTNPAQGKEIEVLYQDEAIVVVNKPAEFLSVPGKHIKDSVYTRVCEMFPDIEGPFVIHRLDMSTSGILIFALTRRANKSLQKQFITREVGKRYVATIEGVLDKQSGEINLPLRGDLDDRPRQLVCYEHGKAAHTSFEVIERYENATKLYLHPHTGRTHQLRVHCAHQQGLNMPIIGDDLYGTKANRLHLHAQRLEIAHPYTKEPMVFEVTEGF
- a CDS encoding Ada metal-binding domain-containing protein, which codes for MQLTQSQCQQARMARDSRFDGRFFVAVKTTGIFCRPICPANLPKEENVEYYPSSAHALHAGFRPCLRCRPDAAPSSWAWKGTEASFQRAVGLIEQGALQQGTLAELAERLGITDRYLRQLFAQYLGIAPKQYAQMQQLLFAKQLLHQSQMSVADIAFASGFNSVRRFNDAFVKQLKLTPSQVRKKAPMSAENKITLPYRGKLDWQHMLDFYSLRQIEGVEKIEQGRYWRRLIIGGKPCCFSIEPLKSGELELSFELEESRQLRPLVNGVRRMFDLDTDMDVVEQHLNQVDSNLVQRSGIRIPGVWSTWEAGVRAILGQQVSVKAAVGQLNLLCELCQPVEKERVFPSPKQVLSADIEPLRMPTARKQTLRTFAEFMDQHSEQVPSEWLALKGIGPWTVNYGLMRGASEPDCFLDQDLIVKKAMPRYPKLNKQSAAPWGSYASLHCWNNGVE